GCTTTCAGATCGAAATCAGTGCGGTTGTGCACGCCTTCGAGTTCTTGCCAGCCGAACGGGAACTCGAACTCGATGTCGTACGCCGCGGCCGCATAATGTGCGCGTTCGTCCGGTCCGTGTTCGTGCCAGCGCAACTTCTCCGGGGCCAGGCCGATATCGTGGTGCCATTGGAGGCGCGTCTCTCGCCAGCGCTCGAAACAATCCCCCGCCTTGTCAGGCGGCGTGAAGAATTCCATCTCCATCTGCTCGAACTCACGTGAGCGAAACACGAAGTTTCTGGGTGTGATCTCGTTGCGGAAAGCCTTGCCGATCTGTGCGATACCAAACGGCGGTTTTTGACGACTCGATTGCATGACGCGCTTGAAGTCCAGAAAGATCGCCTGGCAGGTTTCGGCGCGCAGGTAGGCATCGATGGACGAGTCGGCCGACGCGCCAATGCTCGTCTTCAGCATCAGGTTGAACTGCCGCGGATCCGTCAGATCGTGTTGGCCATCGTCGCTTTCCGCGCAACGATCATCATCATCGACCTGATCGGCGCGGAAGCGTTTTTTGCACTTGCGGCAGTCGACCATGGGGTCGTGGAAGTTCTCGACGTGCCCGGATGCTACCCAGGTTTCGGGATTACAGATGATGGAGGAGTCGAGGCCGACGACGTCATCGCGCTCGCGCACCATGCGTTGCCACCAGGCGGCCTTCACGTTATTGCGCATCTCGGTTCCCAGCGGACCGTAGTCCCAGAACCCGTTGATGCCGCCATAGATCTCGCTTGAGGGATAGATGAATCCTCGGTTGAGGCAGAGGGCGACGATCTTGTCCATGAGAAACTCCTTCCAGCGCGGGCGAGTATCGAAACACTCCGAAACAGTGTCAACCTCAGAGTAGCTTCAACGGGGACAGTCGGGAAATCAGTGCCACGACTGCGGTCTCGACGCGCAGCGCGCGCGGACCCAGAGACACGGGTCGGGCGCCGTGCGCTTGCAGGGTTTCGATCTCATAGGGAATGAAACCGCCTTCTGGACCGACCACGAGCGTCAGCGCTTCGTCGAGGTTGCCGGGACACGGATGCTCTGCCTCGCCATC
This is a stretch of genomic DNA from bacterium. It encodes these proteins:
- a CDS encoding glycine--tRNA ligase, which codes for MDKIVALCLNRGFIYPSSEIYGGINGFWDYGPLGTEMRNNVKAAWWQRMVRERDDVVGLDSSIICNPETWVASGHVENFHDPMVDCRKCKKRFRADQVDDDDRCAESDDGQHDLTDPRQFNLMLKTSIGASADSSIDAYLRAETCQAIFLDFKRVMQSSRQKPPFGIAQIGKAFRNEITPRNFVFRSREFEQMEMEFFTPPDKAGDCFERWRETRLQWHHDIGLAPEKLRWHEHGPDERAHYAAAAYDIEFEFPFGWQELEGVHNRTDFDLKAHSEHSGKDQSYTDPETKNRYTPYVVETSLGVDRCMLALLTGAYTEDEVAGEKRTVLRLTPQIAPIKAAVLPLSKKLAEPARKIAAGLRKRFNIAVDLPGSIGKRYRRQDEVGTPYCVTYDFESEEDQKVTVRDRDTTEQERISIDALPGYLNERILD